CAATATCAACAATCATCGATTTCAATTCAGAAATAACACTTCCTGCTACTAACTGTCCAACAATTGTTCCCCCAGTACCAGGGCCATGTGGTTCTTGTGCAAAGTGATGCCATATAAATTTTGAACGAACATATCCATCAATAAAACGTTCTATGGACTCCGTCTCATTTTTTACAGATGGGAAAAAACTGCATAATACCCGAATAATATTAACCAAAGAATCTATAATATCATATCCACCCTGCATCATTTCCGATGTAATTCCTGTGTCAAACTTTGGCTGAGCATAGGCATGTGCTCTATCAATCATAAAAGGAATGTTTTCAATATATTCACGAATGTTATTCTGCGATAGTAAATCAACAGAAAAATCATCACTTCTCTTCATAGCAATATCTAATACCAACACATTGCCGTAATCCTTTGGCATATCACCGAGTTGCCGAGAAACAGCAATTTGGTCACAATCATCTCTTCTCTTCTTTACGCGACCATACCAATTCTCCCGAAAAACAAGAACTTGTTCTTTGGTCAAGGATCGACCAAATCCACCGCGAACCATTGTTAGATCGTGACAATCAAAACATAATACTGAAAGATTATTAATATCGTTATTAGCCGGATTTTCATCGACATGGTGAATCTGTACTTTTTTACCTCTTTCACAACAAACACAACACGTCCTGTCGCTATCGAGCATTACTTTTGCAACAATTTCTTGTGGAATTGTAATACGTTGCTTCATATCAGAACCCCCTCATAGAAACAGCACATGCAAGACCCAAATAAAGAAAATGATCCAAAAGCGAAAGGCCCGCAATTTGTG
This portion of the Desulfovibrio sp. genome encodes:
- a CDS encoding HNH endonuclease, whose product is MKQRITIPQEIVAKVMLDSDRTCCVCCERGKKVQIHHVDENPANNDINNLSVLCFDCHDLTMVRGGFGRSLTKEQVLVFRENWYGRVKKRRDDCDQIAVSRQLGDMPKDYGNVLVLDIAMKRSDDFSVDLLSQNNIREYIENIPFMIDRAHAYAQPKFDTGITSEMMQGGYDIIDSLVNIIRVLCSFFPSVKNETESIERFIDGYVRSKFIWHHFAQEPHGPGTGGTIVGQLVAGSVISELKSMIVDIVGGICMWDDEFEFVDWRKRVIGR